The DNA sequence CGTATATGATACGTAACGAAACAAGGAAAACGCACACATTAAGAAATTAGAATTACGGATTATATAGAATTTTCCCGAAATCTATAACGTTACAGTGGTGTAAAATGAGTCACAAAATCAGTGATGCAGTCAATGTtctcttatttttaaataaactatgACAAACATGTTTTGAGTGATCTATTTTTAATTAGATAATTCTACATGACCCTGgataaatgttttaaactaCATAAACCTCCTTAATAGAGTTGTGCATCTTCTAGttcttcaattttattttatgattagGCTACTTATTCCGTGTGTCCTCCCTAGTTGACTTACTATCATGTACTTATTTAATGGCTTAAATAATGTGGTACAATTGTGTATTTTCCATTTGCAGCTACTAGCGTAAATGGAAAATTCCCTACGgttagattatttatttttaatgttttattcataatacataataataataataattggtcATGGGAAGGGATTCAGAGTggagaattattattttattatccatAGTCAAAGGAAActtaatttatatattatttaattttaagatGAAGTTTATGCTTGAGGACTCACGAACTGATGCAAAGGTGCATAGTGACATCTATTGGGTAGTGTCCACTTTAACTGGCAAGTGATACACTTTTTATACTCTTTGTTTAGGATGATTAATCAcctatattttctaaaatatgccCTTCTGAGAGTGATATTTATCATTATGTTATGAAAGAAAATAGTGAAATGCGGACTATGATTGGCGTTCTGTTTGTTCTAATTTTCTAGGCACGTAACCAAGGCGGAACCATTGTTTAAGGGCCAGTGAAATGTTTCTTATGGACCATCTTTTGGTGTAGCACACTGTTTGGTAATTCGGAAACAGCATGGTAGGATGGATAGCGTGGTGAAGCTGGTAGTATTTATTTGTATCGTAATAAGTTAATGAAGGTAGTACGTAGATACGTTAAAATCAATCTATATGCATTTCATGTAACACTTTCTATGCATAATTTAGCAGTTTGCTGTCGTGCCAGGGAATGGtaactaacattagctagctagcctactGACAATTCCACTTAGCTAACTTAATTCTATCTGAACAGATGCTAGCTGGCTGAATAACTCACGTAGATAAAATGACATACATTGCATAAGAGTGGTTATTGAATCGTTTTAAGAAGTTGATCGTTGCGGGTGAGCAAAGGTCTACGTTGGAGAGATCAAGTTGAACAACTCGGAGTTATTTAGTTACTGCTCAGCCGAAGTAATAATGTCCAAAATTAAGCCAAAAAAGTCTGCCATGGCCGTCGTATCGAAGACGCCAAGCAACAACAAGCCAAAAGCTGGGAAGAAAAAGAAGTTTTGgaaatattctgaaaatgtgacatcagcacagcaTAAGAAGAAAAACCTATTTGCTCTTCCTCCCAATGATCCCCAACTGTTCTCAACTAACTGGAAAGCACTGCAAGAGGTAGGTCAAGCTGgcattctttgaaaaaaaaaaaaaacaagcttgtATTTGTATGTAATAGCAATTATTGAACACATTTAGTTTTATAGCTCTGCTTTTACACCCAAGTCTCAGCAAGGTCAATTTTCATTAGTGGTAAAATCATTGAATTGAGGTTGCcacttttttttcaggcatTAAAAATGAGCACCAAGGTGAAAGAGACTGCAGTTGATCAACTTGATAAGAACCAGAGCTCCAGCCATGGGAACGTTCAGAAGAACCATTCTGAACATACTGCCAACAAGACTGATAATGTCAAACCTACACAGGTGTacccaaaaaacaaagatggtCCTGTTCCATTCAAACTTAGTGAGAATAGCAGTCTTCTGCCCTCTGAGTCCAAGCAGTCCAAGGGGCTGAAAAGGAAACATAAAGATGGAAAGGCACTGGTAGAGACCAGTgaacagaaaagtaaaaagaaggGAATTAAGAAGGTTGAGGAACAAGCTGTGAAGAAGCCAACAGAGTaggtgtaattttttttgtttgtttgttttttctgtcattCAACCCATCATTTTGTCATGCCGTTATTTTCTTTGTATGAGAAATGTAAACTGCTGTCATATTTCTCTTCTACAACATATTTGTGCTTCTGCCTGTTTTTTGTACTCAGCTTCACTCTTTAGTCCAGTCCTCTAAATCTAACACCATCTTTTTCACTGAACTTTGCAGGAATTTCAGCTTTTAGAAAGCTGTAAGTAATTGTGAAGGGTAGAATTATCCAAGGTAATGAGCATGCTACTGTATTGTGGCCATGCACAGTGGATATAGAGGCACAGTAAGTTTACAACCAAATAGTACGCCACTTTAACCTGGTTTGCCAAATGTGTTCTTTGTCAGAGAAGATATCTGGTTTGACGATGTGGACCCAGATGACATGGAGGCCACTGTGGGGACGGAAGCAGCTGACATAATCCGCAGGAGGCGGGGGACCAAGACAGACCAGAAATCCTCAGATGCCACACTTGTGAAGGAGCATGCTTTTGAGGGGTGGGTAATGTCCTGACACCGCTATCTGTAAATGATCTTTTCTTTGGTCTGTTAaagttttttggcttttttttccccctctctaaCCACATAGACTGACCAAAGCGGTGGCTATGGACTGTGAGATGGTGGGAGTTGGGCCTGAAGGCGAGGAAAGCATTGTGGCGAGAGTATCTCTCGTGAATCATTTTGGAAAGTGCATCTATGACAAATACGTGAAGCCCACAGAGCGAGTGACTGACTACAGGACAGCAGTCAGTGGCATTCGACCAAAAGACATAATCAATGGTGAGTccgtaaaacattttatttgaacttttaaaaattatgtacaTACTTGTTTTAGACAGTTGCTGCAAATATCACAGGTCTTAGAAAATGGTGGCAAAATGGCTCTTTCAAGGTGGTCTAAAAGATatcattttttcatgttaaaCTTCTTGTTGGATGGAGGGCAAGTACCTACATATGTTTGAATGCTTCATTCTGAAATTATGCGCTGCATTCCAATAAGTCAGGTTGACTCCAGcatattctttttttgcagGGGAACATGTGAAGACTGTGCAGAAGGAAGTAGCTGATATTTTACAGGGAAGAATTCTTGTGGGGCATGCCATACACAATGATCTCAAGGTATACTACTGCTTAATGCTTCATAAAGAAAACACGTGTATAACATATTTTCAGAAAGCACCCTTGGCAAATTAATATCTTTACCTTTCAGATTTTGTTCCTGGATCACCCAAAGAAGAAAATCAGAGACACCCAGAAATACAAGCCATTTAAGAAAACTGtgaaggtgattttttttcttaaaagcaATGCATTATTGAAtgcaagtttgtttttgttttttttccttcataaacACAATTTGCCAAAGTGTTTGATTGGTTGAATCCTGGCCTCAAAGGGAAGAAATGCGTTGTGCAGTAATATGCCATGAAAAGGAACTTGCATTTTAAATCTTTGGGGAAAGATGGAAATAGGCATGACTCAGTctgctctctttttctgtttttcctcagaGTGGTCGGCCTTCATTAAAACTTCTCTGTGAGAAGATACTCCATGTCAAAGTCCAGCAGGGTGAACATTCATCTGTAAGAACTGGTTAAATACGCATTGCATGTTTTAGTAAAACATGTTCATTATAAAtagttcattattatttattttcctcaatgGCTCATTTTTTGTTGTCTCTTATAGGTACAGGATGCCCAAGCAACAATGCGTCTCTACACATTAGTGAAAAAGCAGTGGGAGATGGATATCAAAGCCCGACATAAAGCAAATGGATCAACAGAGGAAAAGACTGAAAGAAAACCCAGGCTTCCAAAGAGCAAATCCAGCTAAGGACAAGTTGATTTGATATAAAACTGATATATatccaatattttttggaatCACGTTTACACGCTCAGTTTAGGGTATGCTTTTACTGTCATCTCAAGAAATGTGCATGGATTTTGCTGAAGAATCATACACATGCCAAGAACGATCTGTGCAAGTTTTTAAAACCGTCTCCCCTACTCCTCAATACACAGTCAACAAGGAGTTGCCATAAAAATAATGGTGCATCCATTGTACTAATAAAATAACTTCCATTCTCAATTCATTCAAACATGCATTGCTTTGTTGTAAAGCAAATTGTTTATTAGAGTTGACTCTTTTAAATCTTTCTTGAAATCTTAATCTCCTGTTTAATGAATAGATATTGACGATTACTTTTGAATTAGTATTTCTTAAGTTATATGGATATGGTAACTGCACATTGCAAACATATTAGCTGTTCTAGTTGTACTGCAGTTTTGTGGTTTAGGGGGTTTAAACCTAAGGTTTGAACTCCAGCTAAGCAAACTGCAATTGATCCTCAGTGTTCAGAGTCAACAGATTATTTGAGCTTAGATGCTGACAAAAGTGCAAAAACATCTGAActaaaataaaagggaaaaaaataaggtgaGCAGATGTTTTGGTCTCTCAGAACTTCAATACTGGAAGGTACAGCGGTCATGCACGCATAAAAAGACTATACCTTGCTATATCTTGCACTGTTTGTGATGCATGTGATTTTCCATTGTGGTTGAATGAATATCAATACATTTGCGCATTCAGAGATTATCTGGTTACATCTAGTCACATACTTTCCTGTTTGGAGTTGTCATGTTATGTTCCTGCAATGTAATTCAGCTGATAATTTGGTAATTGTCTCGGTGAGAGGTATCAAGTCCATTTTAACCCAGTCTGTCTTATCACCAGTTAATACTAAATGATACCCTATCTCTTTAGTGTTATCAAAAGGTGGTTGTGGGAGGTGGCCTAGGTATTTTGAATTGTGATCATCCGGTTGATCATTGCTTTCAAGATGAGTGCAACAacaatcttgaaaaaaaaaaaagttaatgtacGTGGGACCAAAATTAACCTGGTCTTCATGCAGTGGTTgcaatttttcattcatttttgtgctGCACTTTGTAAGCTAAACATACTGAAGAATGAAACTTGGTTATTGTATATTCTTTTTCCATAAAACAGCCTTGCTAGTCTCCATGTGCTTTGTAGTGAGTTTTTTGGTACTGTGAGAAAAAAAGCCCACGAGGCATTTCAGAACAGAATCAAGTTGTATTTGATACCTGAACTATATTTGAGGAATTAtccttttgtaaaaaaaaaacaaaatggtctGGAAAATTGGatgaaccatttaaaaaatgtatatcctTGACTTTGTTCTCATCTAGTGATAAACTGGGTCTTGTTGCTTATATTTAGTATTGTGTATTCTTAAATTGTTCTGCCAATATCCTTTGTGTCCAGATGTAAAATTCTTAGTTTTTGAACATGCCATGATGTGTTAAGCACCTGTTAACAATGGGTGTGGCGGAAATAGCTGAGACCAGtgattagaaggggtgtccacatacttttggaaatgtagtgtattttttaCTGCTAGAACCAGtctgctgaggtttttttttttctttaagatcAGCGAATGATTCTGatcaagaaaccaggtgacctgagctagctgtgtaatcaactgATGAACTCCTGTGCTACTAAAGTTCAAGTAACAACAAAAGCTAGCAGCTCTCCATGACTGGGAGTTGGGACCATTGGCTTAAAGACTTCAGATGGTCATTTTTGCATCACTTGGAAAGCTAGTTCTGCAATGGATAACACTACAGGAAAAAGTAGAGATCATGTAGAaaggtgtttatttttcatataggaaaacaaaacactgataAACAAGCACTGTTTATTAGCTTTTCAAGTTCATTATcccaaaacaaagcacaaaaaaacaaccaaaccgAAATAGCCTTACTATGTgatggtacacacacaccctttacaACAATCCAAGGCtcagaacacaaaaacagaagttGAGGGTGGGACATTGTATTCCATTACAATGGATTAAAGTCCTAATTAATTTGTCCAAATGGGCCACAGTTTGAGTTTAGACCAATTAGAATGCTGATAAAATATAACAACCATTTCATCTCTCCAACCATTCACAGACAGTTATGTGTATAGCAGTACCAATGTACACATACCTGTAAAAGCATTTCATCTGACtagttgaaatgaaaaggtaCTGGACATGTGATGCTAGAGTGCCTAACAGTCTTCATTCACTGAATACTAGTGTTAATGGAATAAACACAGCGGTCAAACACACCAAAGCATCGAAGAGCTGTAATCAGGCATTGTCAGACAGAGAAAGTGTCTATACAGTCAGtcatttaactttatttacaaCCTTGGTATGTTGGGTGTCAAATATCACTTTTTCTATATAGATTATGCAGTAACTTTACAGTATACTGTTTGCTGGTGgtgaatgtaatgtatgtacagAAGCTGGTGCGTTAAATGATCCTTACTGTAAGGGTCATAAgcatttttcttcttaaaataaCCCTGCAAACACCATTTATGGATGTGCCTGATGAGTTCCAGTTTACAGCGCAACCTTCAGCCCAGCATTCTGATATTGATATTAGTGCTGAAAGCTGAACTAGGTTGGTgatccaaagaaaaaaagatgggtTGTGCCAGCAGCTGCTTTGTCACTGTTATTTTGAATCCATTTTGCTGTAAAAGGTGGCCATGTACACACCTCCACTACCGGctaataaatactgtatacaGTGCAAACATGACAGGAGGAATGTT is a window from the Anguilla rostrata isolate EN2019 chromosome 14, ASM1855537v3, whole genome shotgun sequence genome containing:
- the rexo4 gene encoding RNA exonuclease 4, producing MSKIKPKKSAMAVVSKTPSNNKPKAGKKKKFWKYSENVTSAQHKKKNLFALPPNDPQLFSTNWKALQEALKMSTKVKETAVDQLDKNQSSSHGNVQKNHSEHTANKTDNVKPTQVYPKNKDGPVPFKLSENSSLLPSESKQSKGLKRKHKDGKALVETSEQKSKKKGIKKVEEQAVKKPTEEDIWFDDVDPDDMEATVGTEAADIIRRRRGTKTDQKSSDATLVKEHAFEGLTKAVAMDCEMVGVGPEGEESIVARVSLVNHFGKCIYDKYVKPTERVTDYRTAVSGIRPKDIINGEHVKTVQKEVADILQGRILVGHAIHNDLKILFLDHPKKKIRDTQKYKPFKKTVKSGRPSLKLLCEKILHVKVQQGEHSSVQDAQATMRLYTLVKKQWEMDIKARHKANGSTEEKTERKPRLPKSKSS